A single window of Pyrus communis chromosome 10, drPyrComm1.1, whole genome shotgun sequence DNA harbors:
- the LOC137746573 gene encoding probable xyloglucan endotransglucosylase/hydrolase protein 26: MAVLQAFLVALCITVFHQNVADATAAKSMYLTWGTQHAVIQGENLNLVLDQTSGSAAMSKRNFLFGSIEMLIKLVPGNSAGTVTAYYLSSTGTKHDEIDFEFLGNVSGQPYIVHTNIYTQGNGSKEQQFYLWFDPSADFHNYTIHWNPTEVVWYVDSLPIRVFRNYENQGIAYPNKQGMRVYSSLWNADNWATRGGLVKINWTSAPFTAGFKHFRARACKWNGAASISVCAATSQANWWTSPIYSQLSNSKLGQLQWVRNNYMIYDYCKDTTRFSGNTPPECSKQQF; encoded by the exons ATGGCAGTTTTGCAAGCATTCCTGGTAGCTCTATGCATCACTGTGTTCCATCAAAATGTAGCTGATGCAACTGCTGCAAAGAGCATGTACCTCACCTGGGGTACCCAACACGCTGTGATTCAAGGCGAGAATCTTAACCTCGTGCTCGATCAAACTTCAG GGTCTGCTGCTATGTCAAAGAGAAATTTCTTATTCGGAAGCATCGAGATGCTGATTAAGTTGGTACCTGGGAATTCCGCTGGGACAGTAACAGCCTACTAT CTATCGTCAACAGGAACCAAACACGACGAGATAGATTTTGAATTCCTAGGGAATGTTTCTGGACAACCTTACATTGTCCACACAAACATATATACACAAGGAAATGGAAGCAAAGAGCAGCAATTTTACCTCTGGTTTGACCCGTCTGCTGATTTCCACAACTACACCATACATTGGAACCCTACTGAAGTTGT GTGGTATGTTGATAGTTTGCCCATTCGTGTTTTCCGAAACTACGAAAACCAGGGGATTGCTTACCCCAACAAGCAAGGGATGCGGGTTTACTCCAGCTTATGGAATGCTGATAACTGGGCGACTAGAGGTGGGCTAGTGAAGATAAATTGGACCAGTGCGCCCTTCACAGCCGGATTCAAACACTTCAGGGCAAGAGCCTGCAAGTGGAATGGAGCTGCCAGCATTAGTGTATGCGCCGCCACTTCCCAGGCTAACTGGTGGACTTCCCCTATATACAGCCAGCTGAGCAACAGTAAGCTCGGCCAGCTGCAATGGGTCAGGAATAACTACATGATCTATGACTACTGCAAAGACACCACACGATTCAGTGGAAATACTCCACCTGAATGTTCTAAACAACAATTCTGA
- the LOC137748675 gene encoding aldehyde oxidase GLOX1-like: protein MAALHYKLLIFLPLLFIINGIDAEPHFTHLPHFPQFPSFHPLGFDERDGNGRIVEGADFASAEGFDPRPDRPEPHNGPTAGKAEPAADLKRSRQNFHNKKRAARPKLDLPGLPGVPQPGKPAADVPSHDFPTQFTGAWQVVQLNSGVSAMHLNLLPNNKILMYDATAFRISNLKLPNGQCIPFKNDKGEQLTDCWAHAVEYDVQTNAVRPLKVLTDPWCSSGGLTADGRFISTGGWLDGTRSVRYFDACPTCDFRDLPDALAEPRWYSTQVTLPDGRFIIVGGRKAYSFEYVPREGQANKQAIFLPMLDETTDLDENNLYPFVHLSTDGNLFILANRRSVLLNPQTNKVIKEFRVLGGGSRNYPASGMSALLPIDLSVPNPQLVPAEVIVCGGAKPGAYALAGKQKFIPALQDCARLRITDADPKWVKEKMPSRRVMGDLLILPTGDLLLINGAQLGVSAWAMAEQPNFTPVLYSPNNKPGNRFKNLQPTLIARMYHSTSALLPNGKILVAGSNTNPGYQFQAKYQTEMRIEHFSPPYLDPALAIHRPAIMDKNSDIKLKYGKPFNVQFQLQDNPAAIADIKVTMYAPPFTTHGFSMNQRLVILGKNDLKKVARGVYKLQVAAPRSSMFAPPGYYLLFVAYRGVPSVGIWVQIL, encoded by the exons ATGGCTGCCTTGCATTACAAGCTTCTCATTTTTCTCCCTCTCCTCTTTATAATTAATGGGATTGACGCAGAACCTCATTTTACTCATTTGCCTCATTTCCCTCAATTCCCTTCCTTCCACCCCTTGGGTTTCGATGAACGAGATGGCAATGGTCGCATAGTTGAGGGCGCGGATTTTGCTTCTGCTGAAGGCTTTGATCCAAGGCCTGATAGGCCAGAGCCCCATAATGGTCCTACTGCCGGTAAGGCAGAGCCCGCTGCTGATCTTAAACGCAGCAGGCAAAACTTCCACAATAAGAAGCGTGCCGCGCGTCCCAAGCTTGACTTGCCGGGACTTCCCGGTGTTCCTCAGCCTGGCAAGCCAGCGGCAGATGTACCTTCACATGACTTCCCAACCCAATTCACTGGGGCGTGGCAAGTTGTTCAATTGAACTCAGGCGTGTCGGCCATGCATTTGAATTTGCTCCCCAACAACAAGATCCTAATGTACGATGCCACTGCCTTCCGTATTTCCAACCTTAAATTGCCTAACGGACAATGCATACCCTTCAAGAATGACAAGGGCGAGCAGTTAACAGATTGTTGGGCTCATGCAGTTGAATATGATGTTCAAACCAATGCAGTCAGGCCGCTAAAG GTCCTTACAGACCCATGGTGCTCGTCAGGAGGGCTGACCGCCGACGGTAGGTTTATAAGCACCGGTGGTTGGTTGGATGGAACTAGAAGTGTTAGATACTTCGATGCATGCCCCACATGTGACTTTAGGGATCTCCCCGACGCTTTGGCAGAACCAAGATG GTATTCAACACAAGTTACCCTGCCTGACGGTAGATTCATTATAGTCGGTGGCCGCAAGGCATACAGCTTTGAGTACGTTCCACGGGAAGGACAAGCCAACAAGCAAGCCATCTTCTTGCCAATGCTCGATGAAACCACCGACCTAGACGAAAACAACCTCTATCCTTTCGTCCACCTTTCGACGGATGGCAACCTCTTCATCCTCGCCAACCGCCGCTCTGTCCTGCTCAACCCTCAGACCAATAAAGTAATCAAAGAGTTCCGCGTGTTGGGTGGTGGATCGCGAAACTACCCGGCATCAGGGATGTCAGCCCTGCTGCCGATAGACCTGAGTGTCCCCAACCCTCAGCTCGTCCCTGCCGAGGTCATTGTTTGCGGTGGTGCAAAACCCGGGGCTTATGCCCTTGCAGGCAAGCAGAAGTTCATTCCCGCGTTGCAAGATTGTGCAAGGCTTCGGATTACAGACGCTGACCCTAAGTGGGTTAAGGAAAAAATGCCCTCTCGCCGTGTCATGGGAGATCTACTTATCCTCCCAACTGGAGACCTCTTGCTTATTAACGGTGCCCAACTAG GTGTGTCAGCATGGGCTATGGCAGAGCAACCCAACTTCACTCCTGTGCTTTACAGTCCCAACAACAAACCAGGAAACCGATTCAAGAACTTGCAACCGACTCTGATTGCAAGAATGTACCACTCAACCTCCGCACTCCTCCCTAATGGCAAAATCCTTGTAGCAGGCAGCAACACCAACCCAGGGTACCAGTTCCAGGCCAAGTACCAAACCGAGATGAGAATCGAGCACTTCTCGCCGCCTTACCTAGACCCGGCATTGGCTATCCACCGCCCTGCCATCATGGACAAGAACTCCGACATCAAGTTGAAGTACGGCAAGCCATTCAACGTCCAGTTTCAGCTCCAAGACAACCCCGCGGCCATTGCAGACATCAAGGTGACAATGTACGCGCCGCCTTTCACGACTCACGGGTTCTCGATGAACCAGAGGTTGGTTATTTTGGGAAAGAATGACTTGAAGAAGGTGGCACGGGGTGTTTACAAGCTTCAAGTGGCGGCGCCACGTTCGAGCATGTTCGCTCCGCCAGGGTACTACCTGCTTTTTGTTGCCTATCGCGGTGTGCCTAGCGTGGGAATTTGGGTGCAGATTCTGTAA
- the LOC137746614 gene encoding protein SPEAR1-like produces MGSSYFGEPNMGGGGGGSSSSSSSRKGKKSNSDKPKQPQRGLGVAQLEKIRLHGQMGSTYHPSLHSPYSTSFNNEDTRVQTAYSSLPSSSFSSSPSSTSSPLSYGFHPNIMMGGLGEYERANMIYGGDHNSQHSTTGGWDVILDTKHFVQPSMTGDLLNQTPVEDSQHRKTGKHRSSSMGSSSHNSESSDTQDLDLELRLSL; encoded by the exons ATGGGAAGCAGTTATTTTGGGGAGCCAAACAtgggaggaggtggtggtggttcttcttcttcttcatcttcaagGAAAGGAAAGAAGAGTAATTCAGACAAGCCAAAGCAACCCCAGAGAGGCCTTGGAGTGGCTCAATTGGAGAAGATCAGATTACACGGTCAAATGGGTTCCACTTATCATCCTTCCCTCCACTCTCCATACTCCACTAGTTTCAACAAC GAGGACACCAGAGTGCAAACAGCTTATTCATCCCTACCATCAtcatctttctcttcttcaccATCCTCCACATCTTCCCCACTCTCTTATGGCTTCCACCCCAACATCATG ATGGGCGGTCTTGGTGAATATGAAAGAGCAAACATGATATATGGTGGTGATCATAATTCCCAACATAGTACAACAGGAGG ATGGGACGTCATCCTAGACACCAAACATTTTGTGCAACCGAGCATGACTGGAGACCTTCTAAATCAAACTCCAGTAGAG GACTCTCAGCACAGGAAGACCGGAAAACATAGAAGTAGCTCCATGGGCTCAAGCAGTCACAACTCTGAATCAAGTGACACCCAAGATCTAGATTTGGAGCTCAGACTCTCACTTTAG
- the LOC137749037 gene encoding uncharacterized protein, which produces MIGDVEKMIGVGLIWGATNALMRRGALLWDQALKSSSSAQARAQPGPIHHKLLASLTGWLKLLAIWQYTVPFFVNLSASATFFAILSHTPISLAVPVTNATTFAATAVFGLLLGEQTHLGLAMFGTALIVLGIWLCIN; this is translated from the coding sequence ATGATCGGAGACGTCGAGAAGATGATCGGAGTGGGCCTCATTTGGGGGGCCACCAACGCCCTAATGCGCCGCGGCGCCCTTCTCTGGGATCAAGCCCTCAAATCCTCCTCCTCAGCCCAGGCCCGTGCCCAGCCCGGCCCAATCCACCACAAGCTTCTCGCCTCCCTCACGGGCTGGCTCAAGCTCCTCGCAATTTGGCAGTACACAGTCCCCTTCTTCGTCAACCTCTCCGCCTCCGCTACTTTCTTCGCCATACTCAGCCACACTCCGATCTCGCTCGCCGTCCCCGTCACTAATGCGACAACGTTTGCCGCCACCGCCGtgtttggcttgctcttggggGAGCAGACCCACCTCGGCCTGGCTATGTTCGGTACGgctttgattgttttgggcatttGGCTTTGTATCAATTAA